The Streptomyces sp. SS1-1 genome has a segment encoding these proteins:
- a CDS encoding DUF4245 domain-containing protein — protein MAGSKVKQKSVRNMVLSLAVTVLAAGVVYLFVPHDDGTPDLPRVDYRVELLTARRAASYPVVAPQGLPDTWKPTSVRFQGDKFDAWHLGYHTPNGGYVQVQQSMEKPDDFIEQASQGAHRTDVTERIGDRTWTRYTGGRYDALVSREDGATTVVAGTGSFDQLTRMAKALRAE, from the coding sequence GTGGCTGGTTCGAAGGTTAAGCAGAAGTCGGTCCGCAACATGGTCCTCTCCCTCGCGGTGACCGTGCTCGCGGCGGGAGTCGTCTATCTCTTCGTGCCGCACGACGACGGCACGCCCGACCTCCCGCGGGTCGACTACCGCGTCGAGCTGCTCACGGCCCGCCGGGCCGCGTCCTACCCGGTGGTGGCGCCGCAGGGACTGCCCGACACGTGGAAGCCGACCTCCGTGCGGTTCCAGGGCGACAAGTTCGACGCCTGGCACCTCGGCTATCACACCCCGAACGGCGGCTATGTGCAGGTCCAGCAGTCGATGGAGAAGCCGGACGACTTCATCGAGCAGGCCAGCCAGGGCGCCCACAGGACCGATGTCACCGAGCGGATCGGCGACCGCACCTGGACCCGCTACACCGGCGGCCGCTACGACGCCCTGGTCTCCCGCGAGGACGGCGCGACGACCGTGGTCGCCGGCACCGGCTCGTTCGACCAGCTGACGCGGATGGCGAAGGCGCTGCGCGCCGAGTGA
- a CDS encoding class II fumarate hydratase — MTDEQDRTGYRTEHDSMGEVRVPAHAKWRAQTQRAVENFPVSGQRIERAHIEALARIKGAAAKVNARLGVLDKDVAEAIQEAAAEVAEGRWDEHFPVDVFQTGSGTSSNMNTNEVVATLATERLGRDVHPNDHVNASQSSNDVFPSSIHIAATAAVTRDLIPALEHLAAALERKAGEFADVVKSGRTHLMDATPVTLGQEFGGYAAQVRYGVERLRASLPRLAELPLGGTAVGTGINTPPGFSAAVIEEVARVTGLPLTEARDHFEAQGARDGVVETSGQLRTIAVGLTKIANDLRWMASGPRTGLAEISLPDLQPGSSIMPGKVNPVIPEAVLMVCAQVIGNDATVATAGAAGNFELNVMLPVIAKNVLESVRLLANVSRLLADRTVDGIVAHRERAREYAESSPSVVTPLNKYIGYEEAAKVAKEALASRRTIREVVLDGGYVERGDLTLEQLDEALDVLRMTRP; from the coding sequence ATGACCGACGAGCAGGACAGGACCGGGTACCGCACGGAGCACGACTCGATGGGCGAGGTGCGGGTGCCCGCGCACGCCAAGTGGCGGGCCCAGACCCAGCGGGCCGTGGAGAACTTCCCCGTCTCCGGGCAGCGCATCGAGCGGGCCCACATCGAGGCGCTGGCCCGGATCAAGGGCGCCGCGGCGAAGGTGAACGCGCGGCTCGGGGTGCTCGACAAGGACGTCGCCGAGGCGATCCAGGAGGCGGCCGCGGAGGTCGCCGAGGGCCGCTGGGACGAGCACTTCCCCGTCGACGTGTTCCAGACGGGGTCCGGCACCTCGTCCAACATGAACACCAACGAGGTCGTCGCGACCCTGGCGACCGAGCGGCTCGGCCGGGACGTGCACCCGAACGACCACGTCAACGCCTCCCAGTCGTCCAACGACGTCTTCCCCTCCTCGATCCACATCGCGGCCACCGCCGCGGTCACCCGGGACCTGATCCCGGCGCTGGAACACCTCGCGGCGGCCCTGGAGCGCAAGGCCGGGGAGTTCGCCGACGTCGTGAAGTCGGGGCGGACGCATCTGATGGACGCCACGCCCGTGACACTCGGTCAGGAGTTCGGCGGGTACGCGGCCCAGGTGCGGTACGGCGTCGAGCGGCTGCGGGCCTCGCTGCCCCGGCTCGCCGAGCTGCCGCTGGGCGGCACGGCCGTCGGCACCGGCATCAACACCCCGCCCGGATTCTCCGCCGCCGTGATCGAGGAGGTCGCCCGGGTCACCGGGCTGCCGCTGACCGAGGCGCGCGACCACTTCGAGGCGCAGGGCGCCCGGGACGGTGTCGTGGAGACCAGCGGGCAGCTGCGGACCATCGCGGTCGGGCTGACGAAGATCGCGAACGATCTGCGCTGGATGGCGTCGGGGCCGCGCACCGGGCTCGCCGAGATCTCCCTGCCCGATCTGCAGCCGGGGTCGTCGATCATGCCGGGCAAGGTGAACCCGGTGATCCCGGAGGCCGTGCTCATGGTCTGCGCCCAGGTGATCGGCAACGACGCCACGGTCGCCACGGCGGGCGCGGCCGGCAACTTCGAGCTGAACGTGATGCTGCCGGTCATCGCGAAGAACGTCCTGGAGTCGGTGCGGCTCCTCGCGAACGTCTCCCGGCTGCTGGCGGACCGCACGGTCGACGGGATCGTCGCGCACCGCGAACGGGCCCGCGAGTACGCGGAGTCGTCGCCGTCGGTCGTCACGCCGCTCAACAAGTACATCGGGTACGAGGAGGCCGCCAAGGTGGCCAAGGAGGCCCTCGCCTCGCGCCGGACGATCCGCGAGGTCGTCCTGGACGGCGGATACGTGGAGCGCGGCGACCTGACCCTGGAGCAGTTGGACGAGGCACTGGACGTGCTGCGGATGACACGCCCGTAA
- a CDS encoding WhiB family transcriptional regulator has translation MLQPPHSSLQVAAVPAQRVPARDRDQDAPWHTEAVCRRDEAGLFFAPSKEPTAARLSREEAAKRVCARCPVMVECREHALLQPEPYGVWGGLTAAERRVVLARRRRREMELKKTVGAANRIAQAG, from the coding sequence GTGCTGCAACCGCCGCATTCGTCCCTGCAGGTAGCCGCCGTTCCGGCCCAGCGGGTGCCAGCGCGAGACAGGGACCAGGACGCCCCCTGGCACACCGAGGCGGTGTGCCGGCGCGACGAGGCGGGCCTGTTCTTCGCCCCGTCCAAGGAGCCCACCGCGGCCCGCCTGTCCCGCGAGGAGGCGGCCAAGCGGGTCTGTGCCCGCTGTCCGGTCATGGTGGAGTGTCGTGAGCACGCGCTGCTCCAGCCCGAGCCGTACGGCGTGTGGGGCGGACTGACCGCGGCCGAGCGCCGTGTGGTCCTCGCCCGGCGCCGCCGCCGCGAGATGGAGCTGAAGAAGACGGTGGGCGCCGCGAACCGCATAGCCCAGGCCGGCTGA
- a CDS encoding fumarate hydratase, with amino-acid sequence MGEMPEFAYTDLLPMGEDTTPYRLVTSEGVSTVEGPDGRTFLQVEPEALRKLAEEAIHDIQHYLRPAHLAQLRRIIDDPEASSNDKFVALDLLKNANIAAAGVLPMCQDTGTAIVMGKRGQNVLTAGEDEKALSKGIYDAYKNLNLRYSQMAPLTMWEEKNTGSNLPAQIELYATDGGAYKFLFMAKGGGSANKSFLYQETKAVLNEASMMKFLEEKIRSLGTAACPPYHLAIVVGGTSAEYALKTAKYASAHYLDEIPAEGSELGHGFRDKELEEKVFELTQKIGIGAQFGGKYFCHDVRVVRLPRHGASCPVAIAVSCSADRQAVAKITAEGVFLEQLETDPARFLPDTTDEHLDESGDVVKIDLNQPMDTILAELTKYPVKTRLSLTGPLVVARDIAHAKIKERLDAGEEMPQYLKDHPVYYAGPAKTPEGYASGSFGPTTAGRMDSYVEQFQAAGGSKVMLAKGNRSKQVTDACASHGGFYLGSIGGPAARLAQDCIKKVEVLEYEELGMEAVWKIEVEDFPAFVVVDDKGNDFFQDPAPAPTFTSIPVRGPGLA; translated from the coding sequence ATGGGCGAGATGCCTGAGTTCGCGTACACCGATCTGCTCCCCATGGGAGAGGACACCACCCCGTACCGGCTGGTGACCTCCGAGGGCGTCTCCACGGTCGAGGGACCGGACGGGCGCACCTTCCTCCAGGTGGAGCCGGAGGCGCTGCGCAAGCTCGCCGAGGAGGCCATCCACGACATCCAGCACTATCTGCGCCCCGCCCACCTCGCCCAGCTCCGCCGGATCATCGACGACCCGGAGGCGTCCAGCAACGACAAGTTCGTCGCCCTGGACCTGCTGAAGAACGCGAACATCGCGGCCGCGGGCGTCCTGCCGATGTGCCAGGACACCGGCACCGCGATCGTCATGGGCAAGCGCGGCCAGAACGTGCTCACCGCGGGCGAGGACGAGAAGGCCCTCTCCAAGGGCATCTACGACGCCTACAAGAACCTGAACCTGCGCTACTCGCAGATGGCTCCCCTCACCATGTGGGAGGAGAAGAACACCGGCTCCAACCTCCCGGCGCAGATCGAGCTGTACGCGACCGACGGCGGCGCCTACAAGTTCCTGTTCATGGCCAAGGGCGGCGGCTCCGCCAACAAGTCGTTCCTCTACCAGGAGACCAAGGCCGTCCTGAACGAGGCCTCCATGATGAAGTTCCTGGAGGAGAAGATCCGCTCCCTCGGTACGGCCGCCTGCCCGCCGTACCACCTGGCCATCGTCGTCGGCGGCACCTCCGCCGAGTACGCCCTCAAGACCGCCAAGTACGCCTCCGCGCACTACCTGGACGAGATCCCCGCCGAGGGCTCCGAGCTGGGCCACGGCTTCCGGGACAAGGAGCTGGAGGAGAAGGTCTTCGAGCTGACGCAGAAGATCGGCATCGGCGCGCAGTTCGGCGGCAAGTACTTCTGCCACGACGTCCGCGTGGTGCGCCTCCCCCGGCACGGCGCCTCCTGCCCGGTCGCCATCGCCGTGTCCTGCTCCGCCGACCGCCAGGCCGTCGCGAAGATCACCGCCGAGGGCGTCTTCCTGGAGCAGCTGGAGACCGACCCGGCGCGCTTCCTGCCGGACACCACCGACGAGCACCTGGACGAGTCCGGTGACGTCGTGAAGATCGACCTGAACCAGCCGATGGACACCATCCTGGCCGAGCTGACGAAGTACCCGGTCAAGACCCGCCTGTCCCTGACCGGCCCGCTGGTCGTGGCCCGCGACATCGCGCACGCCAAGATCAAGGAGCGGCTGGACGCGGGCGAGGAGATGCCGCAGTACCTCAAGGACCACCCGGTGTACTACGCCGGTCCCGCGAAGACCCCCGAGGGCTACGCGTCCGGCTCCTTCGGCCCGACGACGGCCGGCCGCATGGACTCCTACGTCGAGCAGTTCCAGGCCGCGGGCGGCTCCAAGGTGATGCTCGCCAAGGGCAACCGCAGCAAGCAGGTCACCGACGCGTGCGCCTCCCACGGCGGCTTCTACCTCGGCTCCATCGGCGGCCCGGCCGCCCGTCTCGCCCAGGACTGCATCAAGAAGGTCGAGGTCCTGGAGTACGAGGAGCTCGGCATGGAGGCGGTCTGGAAGATCGAGGTCGAGGACTTCCCGGCGTTCGTGGTCGTCGACGACAAGGGCAACGACTTCTTCCAGGACCCGGCGCCCGCGCCGACCTTCACGTCCATTCCGGTACGCGGCCCCGGACTCGCCTGA
- a CDS encoding DUF402 domain-containing protein: MADGGSGTTEVEAGGSTGFWAPGSQILWRYRENAGRRFHIVRPVTVVRDDERLLAVWLAPGTECVKPVLSDGTAVHAEPLRTRYTKPRTVVRDRWFGTGVLKLARPGEPWSVWLFWEPGWRFKNWYVNLEEPLARWADGVDSEDHFLDISVHPDRSWHWRDEDEFAQARRDGLVDEELAGRVRRAGEAAVEVIRAWGPPFRDGWQNWRPDPSWAVPSLPEDWDRTPARLSS, encoded by the coding sequence ATGGCAGACGGCGGGTCGGGGACGACGGAAGTGGAAGCGGGCGGGTCGACGGGCTTCTGGGCCCCCGGCTCGCAGATCCTGTGGCGGTACCGGGAGAACGCGGGCCGGCGCTTCCACATCGTGCGTCCCGTCACCGTCGTACGCGACGACGAGCGGCTGCTGGCGGTGTGGCTCGCGCCGGGCACGGAGTGCGTCAAGCCGGTGCTGAGCGACGGGACGGCCGTGCACGCGGAGCCGCTGCGGACCCGGTACACCAAGCCGCGCACCGTCGTGCGCGACCGCTGGTTCGGGACCGGGGTGCTGAAGCTGGCGCGGCCGGGTGAGCCGTGGTCGGTGTGGCTGTTCTGGGAGCCGGGATGGCGGTTCAAGAACTGGTACGTGAACCTGGAGGAGCCGCTGGCCCGTTGGGCGGACGGGGTGGACTCCGAGGACCATTTCCTGGACATCTCCGTGCACCCGGACCGCAGTTGGCACTGGCGCGACGAGGACGAGTTCGCGCAGGCCCGGCGGGACGGGCTGGTGGACGAGGAGCTGGCCGGGCGGGTGCGCCGGGCCGGGGAGGCGGCGGTGGAGGTGATCCGCGCGTGGGGGCCGCCGTTCCGCGACGGCTGGCAGAACTGGCGCCCCGATCCGTCCTGGGCTGTACCTTCTTTGCCTGAGGACTGGGACCGTACGCCCGCGCGGCTGTCGTCGTGA
- a CDS encoding malonic semialdehyde reductase translates to MSLVLDPAAQDLLFREARTANSFTDEPVTDEQVQAIYDLVKYGPTSMNQSPLRVTLVRSAEARERLVAHMAEGNRQKTATAPLVAILSADNEFHEELPVLFPHFPQAKDAVFGDRVVRENSAALNGALQAAYFIVGVRAAGLAAGPMTGFDFEGVRKEFLDDDHTPLMVVNIGRPGPDAWYPRSPRLAYDEVVTTI, encoded by the coding sequence ATGTCTCTCGTCCTCGATCCCGCCGCTCAGGACCTGCTGTTCCGCGAGGCCCGCACCGCGAACTCCTTCACCGACGAGCCGGTGACCGACGAGCAGGTCCAGGCCATCTACGACCTGGTCAAGTACGGCCCGACCTCCATGAACCAGTCCCCGCTGCGCGTCACGCTGGTCCGCTCCGCCGAGGCCCGCGAGCGCCTGGTCGCCCACATGGCCGAGGGCAACCGGCAGAAGACCGCCACCGCCCCCCTGGTCGCCATCCTCTCCGCGGACAACGAGTTCCACGAGGAGCTGCCGGTCCTCTTCCCGCACTTCCCGCAGGCCAAGGACGCCGTCTTCGGCGACCGCGTGGTCCGCGAGAACAGCGCCGCACTGAACGGCGCCCTCCAGGCCGCGTACTTCATCGTCGGCGTCCGCGCCGCCGGGCTGGCCGCCGGCCCGATGACCGGCTTCGACTTCGAGGGCGTCCGCAAGGAGTTCCTGGACGACGACCACACCCCGCTGATGGTCGTCAACATCGGCCGCCCCGGCCCGGACGCCTGGTACCCGCGCTCCCCGCGCCTGGCGTACGACGAGGTCGTCACCACGATCTGA
- a CDS encoding ATP-binding SpoIIE family protein phosphatase produces MDSKGVTEQPTSFERPEAGVDPAEPRGALARVSAPRAASARPSGGGAALPAQARTGETPSTPGTTAPSGPSKEPPVIVGNGPEHAQPSVAEPDAHRPRPAPEAIPPQPGAEQPPASAERRTGQPVQPGRPTPMRRDGDRLRFVGAATRRIARGLDLDEIVMGLCRATVPTFSDAILVYLRDPLPVGDERPTGPVVLRLRRTDRIPEERDTEGFLPPAPPAEPAELAGLSSVTAELCEVRPGGALAEVLRGVRPVFADAPAARAALPELLGEEGESIIPDGQRAILAPLRGRRRVIGAAVFLRRPERLAFEPDDLLVAAQLATHSALGIDKAVLYGREAYIADELQRTMLPETLPRPTGVRLASRYLPAAETARVGGDWYDAIPLPGSRVALVVGDVMGHSMTSAAIMGQLRTTAQTLAGLDLPPQEVLHHLDEQAQRLGTDRMATCLYAVYDPVSHRITIANAGHPPPVLLHLGGHAEVLRVPAGAPIGVGGVDFEAVELDAPAGATLLLYTDGLVESRLRDVWTGIEQLREKLAATARLTGADHPPPLEALCDDVLDMLGPGDRDDDIALLAARFDGIAPSDVAYWHLDPEDAAPGQARRLARGALAGWGLEELSDSVELLVSEIVTNAVRYASRPVTLRLLRTDVLRCEVGDDVPQLPRLRQARATDEDGRGLYLVNRLARRWGATRLSTGKVVWFELNRG; encoded by the coding sequence ATGGATTCGAAAGGCGTGACGGAGCAGCCGACCTCCTTCGAGCGCCCCGAGGCGGGCGTCGACCCCGCGGAGCCCCGCGGGGCGCTCGCGCGTGTCTCGGCGCCCCGCGCCGCGTCCGCGCGCCCCTCCGGTGGCGGTGCCGCGTTACCCGCGCAGGCCCGCACCGGAGAGACCCCTTCCACGCCGGGCACCACCGCACCGTCCGGCCCGAGCAAGGAGCCCCCAGTCATCGTCGGCAACGGTCCCGAGCACGCGCAGCCCTCCGTCGCCGAGCCCGACGCGCACCGGCCACGGCCCGCGCCGGAGGCCATTCCCCCGCAGCCGGGCGCCGAGCAGCCCCCGGCGTCCGCCGAGCGGCGCACGGGCCAGCCGGTGCAGCCGGGCCGTCCCACGCCGATGCGGCGGGACGGGGACCGGCTGCGGTTCGTGGGCGCCGCCACGCGGCGGATCGCCCGCGGTCTGGATCTGGACGAGATCGTGATGGGGCTGTGCCGGGCGACCGTGCCGACGTTCTCCGACGCGATCCTCGTGTATCTGCGGGACCCGCTGCCGGTCGGTGACGAACGGCCGACGGGGCCGGTGGTGCTGCGGCTGCGCCGCACGGACCGTATCCCGGAGGAGCGGGACACCGAGGGCTTCCTGCCGCCGGCGCCGCCCGCGGAGCCGGCCGAGCTGGCCGGGCTGTCGTCGGTGACGGCGGAGCTGTGCGAGGTGCGTCCCGGGGGCGCGCTCGCGGAGGTGCTGCGCGGGGTGCGGCCGGTGTTCGCGGACGCGCCCGCCGCGCGGGCCGCGCTGCCGGAACTCCTCGGCGAGGAGGGCGAGTCGATCATCCCGGACGGGCAGCGGGCGATCCTGGCCCCGCTGCGGGGGCGGCGCCGGGTGATCGGCGCGGCGGTGTTCCTGCGCCGCCCGGAGCGGCTCGCGTTCGAGCCGGACGATCTGCTGGTCGCGGCCCAGCTGGCCACGCACAGCGCGCTGGGCATCGACAAGGCGGTGCTGTACGGCCGTGAGGCGTACATCGCGGACGAGTTGCAGCGCACGATGCTGCCCGAGACGCTGCCGCGGCCGACGGGTGTGCGGCTGGCCTCGCGCTATCTGCCGGCCGCGGAGACCGCGCGGGTCGGCGGTGACTGGTACGACGCCATCCCGCTGCCGGGCAGCCGGGTGGCGCTGGTGGTGGGTGACGTCATGGGGCACTCCATGACGTCGGCCGCGATCATGGGCCAGCTACGGACGACGGCGCAGACCCTCGCGGGTCTCGATCTGCCGCCGCAGGAGGTGCTGCACCATCTGGACGAGCAGGCGCAGCGGCTGGGCACCGACCGGATGGCGACCTGCCTGTACGCGGTGTACGACCCGGTCTCGCACCGCATCACGATCGCCAACGCGGGGCATCCGCCGCCGGTGCTGCTGCATCTGGGCGGGCACGCGGAGGTGCTGCGGGTGCCGGCGGGCGCGCCGATCGGGGTCGGCGGTGTCGACTTCGAGGCGGTGGAGCTGGACGCGCCGGCCGGGGCGACGCTGCTGCTGTACACCGACGGTCTGGTGGAGTCGCGGCTGCGCGACGTGTGGACCGGAATAGAGCAGCTGCGCGAGAAGCTCGCGGCGACGGCCCGGCTGACCGGCGCGGACCATCCGCCGCCGCTGGAGGCGCTGTGCGACGACGTGCTGGACATGCTCGGTCCCGGTGACCGGGACGACGACATCGCGCTGCTCGCCGCCCGGTTCGACGGGATCGCGCCGAGCGATGTGGCGTACTGGCATCTGGACCCCGAGGACGCGGCGCCGGGGCAAGCCCGGCGGCTGGCGCGGGGCGCGCTGGCGGGCTGGGGGCTGGAGGAGCTCAGCGACTCGGTGGAGCTGCTGGTCAGCGAGATCGTGACGAACGCGGTCCGCTACGCCTCGCGTCCGGTGACGCTGCGGCTGCTGCGTACGGACGTGCTGCGCTGCGAGGTCGGCGACGACGTGCCGCAGTTGCCGCGGCTGCGGCAGGCGCGGGCCACGGACGAGGACGGGCGTGGGCTGTATCTGGTGAACCGGCTGGCGCGGCGCTGGGGCGCGACCCGGCTGAGCACCGGCAAGGTGGTCTGGTTCGAGCTGAACCGCGGCTGA
- a CDS encoding exodeoxyribonuclease VII small subunit — protein MTGKVEEALGYEQARDELIEVVRRLEAGGTTLEESLALWERGEELAKVCRRWLDGARARLDAALAEEEAGDGQEEGGDD, from the coding sequence ATGACCGGCAAGGTGGAAGAGGCCCTCGGCTACGAGCAGGCCCGGGACGAGCTGATCGAGGTCGTACGGCGGCTGGAGGCGGGCGGCACGACGCTGGAGGAGTCGCTCGCGCTCTGGGAGCGGGGCGAGGAGCTGGCGAAGGTGTGCCGGCGCTGGCTGGACGGGGCGCGGGCGCGCCTGGACGCGGCGCTCGCCGAGGAGGAGGCCGGGGACGGGCAGGAGGAGGGCGGCGACGACTGA
- the xseA gene encoding exodeoxyribonuclease VII large subunit, with translation MAVNTSPESPLPVGEVSRLIGGWIDRLGAVWVEGQITQLSRRPGAGVVFLTLRDPSYDISVSVTCYRQVFDAVADVVSEGARVVVLAKPEWYAPRGQLSLRAAEIKPVGVGELLARLEMLKKSLAAEGLFAPERKRALPFLPQLVGLVCGRASAAERDVLENARHRWPAVRFEVRNVPVQGVHAVPQVVQAVKELDALDDVDVIIVARGGGSVEDLLPFSDEQLVRAVAACRTPVVSAIGHEPDNPLLDLVADLRASTPTDAAKKVVPDVGEEYERVRMLRDRARRCVEAYVDREERGLAHALARPSIEDPHRMIDERGDHVASLLDRGRRSLGHALDRAASELTHTHARVVALSPAATLKRGYAVLQRNDGHAVRDPGEVAAGEVLRARVAEGEFSVRVDAGSDAGSDA, from the coding sequence ATGGCTGTGAACACGTCGCCCGAGTCCCCGCTGCCCGTCGGTGAGGTGTCCCGGCTCATCGGCGGGTGGATCGACCGGCTCGGCGCGGTGTGGGTGGAGGGGCAGATCACCCAGTTGTCGCGGCGGCCCGGCGCGGGCGTGGTGTTCCTGACGCTGCGCGACCCGTCGTACGACATCTCGGTGAGCGTGACCTGCTATCGGCAGGTGTTCGACGCGGTGGCGGACGTGGTGAGCGAGGGCGCGCGGGTCGTGGTGCTGGCGAAGCCCGAGTGGTACGCGCCGCGCGGGCAGCTGTCCCTGCGGGCCGCCGAGATCAAGCCGGTCGGGGTCGGGGAGCTGCTGGCCCGGCTGGAGATGCTGAAGAAGTCGCTGGCCGCGGAGGGTTTGTTCGCTCCGGAGCGCAAGAGGGCGCTGCCGTTCCTGCCGCAGCTCGTCGGCCTGGTGTGCGGGCGGGCGTCCGCCGCCGAGCGGGACGTCCTGGAGAACGCGCGGCACCGCTGGCCCGCCGTCCGTTTCGAGGTGCGCAACGTCCCGGTGCAGGGTGTGCACGCGGTGCCGCAGGTCGTGCAGGCGGTCAAGGAGCTGGACGCCCTCGACGACGTGGACGTGATCATCGTCGCGCGGGGCGGCGGCAGCGTGGAGGACCTGCTGCCGTTCTCCGACGAGCAGCTGGTGCGGGCCGTGGCGGCCTGCCGTACGCCCGTCGTGTCCGCGATCGGGCACGAGCCGGACAACCCGCTGCTGGACCTGGTCGCCGACCTGCGCGCCTCCACGCCGACGGACGCCGCGAAGAAGGTCGTCCCGGACGTCGGCGAGGAGTACGAGCGGGTGCGGATGCTGCGCGACCGGGCGCGGCGGTGCGTGGAGGCGTACGTCGACCGGGAGGAGCGGGGGCTCGCGCACGCTCTCGCGCGCCCCTCGATAGAGGATCCGCACCGGATGATCGACGAGCGGGGCGACCATGTGGCGTCGCTCCTCGACCGCGGCCGCAGGTCCCTGGGCCACGCGCTGGACCGGGCGGCGTCCGAGCTGACGCACACGCACGCGCGCGTGGTGGCGCTGTCCCCGGCGGCGACCCTGAAGCGCGGGTACGCCGTGCTGCAGCGCAACGACGGGCACGCGGTGCGGGATCCCGGCGAGGTGGCGGCGGGCGAGGTGCTGCGCGCCCGGGTCGCCGAGGGCGAGTTCTCCGTACGAGTCGACGCAGGAAGCGACGCAGGAAGCGATGCATAG
- a CDS encoding DUF1707 domain-containing protein gives MDLQKRTAPAPAAELRASDADRDRIADILRDALAEGRLTADEHAERVEGVLAARTVGELEVFVRDLPAGHPRRTAPAAARPVPAPVPADADDHVVAVFSSAVRKGRWRAGRRIHAYAVFGSVEIDLSEALFQYQHIVIRAWSVFGSVEVRVPENVSLRGTGGGVLGSFEVDHLDAEDPDAPVVHVDGWAVLGSIEGRPRRGKLVADILDRVHRKVDRGLRRHLEH, from the coding sequence GTGGACCTTCAGAAGCGCACCGCGCCCGCCCCCGCCGCCGAGCTCCGCGCCTCCGACGCCGACCGTGACCGCATCGCCGACATCCTGCGCGACGCCCTGGCCGAGGGGCGCCTGACCGCCGACGAGCACGCCGAGCGGGTCGAGGGCGTCCTCGCGGCCAGGACGGTCGGCGAGCTGGAGGTGTTCGTCCGGGACCTGCCCGCCGGGCATCCGCGCCGCACCGCCCCGGCGGCCGCGCGCCCGGTCCCGGCGCCCGTCCCGGCCGACGCCGACGACCACGTGGTCGCCGTGTTCAGCAGCGCCGTGCGCAAGGGGCGCTGGCGCGCGGGCCGGCGCATCCACGCGTACGCCGTGTTCGGCAGTGTGGAGATCGACCTCAGCGAGGCCCTCTTCCAGTACCAGCACATCGTGATCCGGGCGTGGTCGGTCTTCGGCAGCGTCGAGGTCCGCGTCCCGGAGAACGTGTCGCTGCGCGGCACCGGCGGCGGTGTGCTCGGCTCCTTCGAGGTGGACCATCTCGACGCGGAGGACCCGGACGCGCCGGTCGTCCATGTCGACGGCTGGGCCGTGCTCGGCAGCATCGAGGGCCGGCCGCGGCGCGGGAAGCTGGTCGCGGACATCCTGGACCGGGTGCACCGCAAGGTCGACCGGGGGTTGCGCCGGCACCTCGAGCACTGA
- the glpX gene encoding class II fructose-bisphosphatase: protein MTENHHHLPSELEVPSEAPDRNLALELVRVTEAAAMAAGRWVGRGEKNGADGAAVRAMRTLVHTVSMNGVVVIGEGEKDEAPMLFNGERVGDGTGPECDIAVDPIDGTTLTAKGMPNAISVLAAADRGSMFDPSAVFYMDKLVTGPEAADFVDIDAPVGVNIRRVAKAKRSTPEDVTVVILDRPRHEGIIKEIRDAGARIKLISDGDVAGSIYALREGTGVDMLLGVGGTPEGIISACAVKCLGGTIQGKLWPKDDEERQRAIDAGHDLDRVLMTDDLVAGDNVFFVATGITDGELLRGVRYRSETATTDSIVMRSKSGTVRRIDSEHRLSKLRAYSAIDFDRAK, encoded by the coding sequence ATGACCGAGAATCATCATCATCTGCCGTCCGAACTCGAAGTACCGAGCGAGGCCCCCGACCGCAACCTGGCCCTGGAACTGGTCCGTGTGACCGAGGCGGCCGCGATGGCGGCGGGCCGCTGGGTCGGCCGCGGCGAGAAGAACGGCGCCGACGGCGCCGCGGTGCGCGCCATGCGGACCCTCGTCCACACCGTGTCGATGAACGGCGTCGTCGTCATCGGTGAGGGCGAGAAGGACGAGGCGCCCATGCTCTTCAACGGGGAGCGGGTCGGCGACGGGACCGGGCCGGAGTGCGACATCGCCGTCGACCCGATCGACGGAACCACGCTCACCGCCAAGGGCATGCCCAACGCCATCTCCGTGCTCGCCGCGGCCGACCGGGGCTCCATGTTCGACCCGTCGGCCGTCTTCTACATGGACAAGCTCGTCACCGGCCCCGAGGCCGCCGACTTCGTCGACATCGACGCGCCCGTCGGGGTCAACATCCGCCGGGTCGCCAAGGCCAAGCGGTCCACCCCGGAGGACGTCACCGTCGTCATCCTGGACCGGCCCCGGCACGAAGGGATCATCAAGGAGATCCGGGACGCCGGCGCGCGCATCAAGCTGATCTCCGACGGCGACGTCGCCGGCTCCATCTACGCGCTGCGCGAGGGCACCGGCGTCGACATGCTGCTCGGCGTCGGCGGCACCCCCGAGGGCATCATCTCGGCCTGCGCCGTGAAGTGCCTCGGCGGCACCATCCAGGGCAAGCTGTGGCCGAAGGACGACGAGGAGCGGCAGCGCGCGATCGACGCCGGGCACGACCTGGACCGCGTCCTGATGACGGACGACCTGGTCGCCGGGGACAACGTCTTCTTCGTCGCGACCGGCATCACCGACGGCGAGCTGCTGCGCGGCGTGCGCTACCGGTCCGAGACCGCGACGACCGACTCGATCGTCATGCGGTCCAAGTCGGGCACGGTGCGCCGGATCGACTCCGAGCACCGGCTCAGCAAGCTGCGGGCCTACAGCGCCATCGACTTCGACAGGGCGAAGTGA